In a genomic window of Phragmites australis chromosome 14, lpPhrAust1.1, whole genome shotgun sequence:
- the LOC133891002 gene encoding polyol transporter 5-like: protein MASAALPAAVEHKKKGNLKYAFTCAILASMASIILGYDIGVMSGAGLYIKKDLKITDVQLEILMGILNLYSLIGAFAAGRTSDWIGRRFTVVFAATIFFAGALLMGFAVNYAMLMAGRFVAGVGVGYAVMIAPVYTAEIAPAAARGSLTSFPEVFINFGILLGYVSNYAFARLPLYLGWRVMLGIGAAPSVLLVFMVLGMPESPRWLVMKGRLAEASDVLEKTTDTPEEAAQRLADIKAAAGITNDHDGDVVTVPNKQSSEETQVWKELILSPTPAMRRILLSVLGLHFFQQASGIDSVVLYSPRVFKSAGITDDNQLLGTTCAVGVTKTLLILVATFLLDRVGRRPLLLSSTAGMVISLIGLGTGLTVVGHHPDAKIPWAVALCIASILAYVSFFSIGLGPIAGVYTSEIFPLRVRALGFAVGVSCNRVTSGVISMTFLSLSKAITIGGSFFLYSGIAALAWVFFFTHFPETRGRTLEEMGKLFGMADTDMEAEAAAAAKEKVVEMPTS from the exons ATGGCTTCTGCCGCGCTCCCGGCGGCCGTCGagcacaagaagaagggcaACCTAAAGTACGCCTTCACCTGCGCCATCCTCGCCTCCATGGCCTCCATCATCCTCGGCTATG ACATTGGGGTGATGAGCGGAGCCGGGCTGTACATCAAGAAGGACCTGAAGATCACGGACGTGCAACTGGAGATCCTGATGGGCATCCTCAACCTCTACTCGCTCATCGGAGCCTTCGCCGCTGGGAGAACGTCTGACTGGATCGGCCGCCGCTTCACTGTCGTCTTCGCCGCCACCATCTTCTTCGCGGGCGCGTTGCTTATGGGCTTCGCCGTCAACTACGCCATGCTCATGGCGGGCCGCTTCGTGGCCGGCGTCGGAGTGGGCTACGCGGTCATGATCGCGCCCGTGTACACTGCCGAGATCGCGCCGGCAGCAGCCCGCGGCTCCCTGACGTCTTTTCCGGAGGTCTTCATCAACTTCGGCATCCTGCTCGGATACGTGTCCAACTACGCGTTCGCCCGCCTCCCGCTTTACCTTGGCTGGCGCGTCATGCTCGGCATCGGTGCGGCGCCGTCCGTCCTGCTCGTGTTCATGGTGCTCGGCATGCCCGAGTCGCCCCGGTGGCTCGTCATGAAGGGTCGCCTCGCGGAGGCCAGTGATGTACTGGAGAAGACCACTGACACGCCAGAGGAGGCGGCGCAGCGCCTTGCTGACATCAAGGCGGCCGCCGGCATCACGAACGACCACGACGGCGACGTGGTCACCGTGCCCAATAAACAGAGCAGCGAGGAGACACAGGTCTGGAAGGAGCTCATCTTATCTCCAACCCCCGCCATGCGGCGCATACTGCTCTCTGTGCTCGGCCTCCACTTCTTCCAGCAGGCTTCGGGCATCGATTCCGTCGTTCTCTACAGCCCGCGCGTGTTCAAGAGCGCGGGCATCACCGACGACAACCAGCTCCTGGGCACCACCTGCGCCGTGGGCGTCACCAAGACACTCCTCATCCTGGTGGCCACGTTCCTGCTCGACCGCGTCGGTCGGCGGCCTCTGCTGCTGAGCAGCACGGCCGGGATGGTGATCTCGCTCATCGGCCTCGGGACCGGCCTCACCGTCGTGGGCCACCACCCGGACGCCAAGATCCCGTGGGCCGTCGCCCTGTGCATCGCGTCCATCCTAGCCTACGTCTCGTTCTTCTCAATCGGCCTCGGCCCCATCGCTGGCGTGTACACCTCGGAGATCTTCCCGCTGCGGGTGCGCGCACTGGGCTTCGCGGTCGGCGTGTCGTGCAACCGCGTTACCAGCGGCGTGATCTCCATGACCTTCCTGTCCCTATCGAAGGCCATCACTATCGGCGGCAGCTTCTTTCTGTACTCCGGCATCGCCGCGCTCGCGTGGGTTTTCTTCTTCACTCACTTCCCGGAGACTCGTGGCCGGACGCTGGAGGAGATGGGCAAGCTGTTCGGCATGGCAGACACAGACATGGAAgcagaagccgccgccgccgcgaaaGAGAAGGTGGTGGAAATGCCCACAAGCTAG